A genomic stretch from Pomacea canaliculata isolate SZHN2017 linkage group LG2, ASM307304v1, whole genome shotgun sequence includes:
- the LOC112556356 gene encoding G-protein coupled receptor GRL101-like, producing MTDNCTFVMYRGNTTNPESRLRGKFVKDFPPEPVLVPSSQVLFVVQKLTPVSDGTCRFQMTYSALSLLSMPAPVSSSDWMQGSAGVLSRIMYNCSSASVVIPQVLLCDMVQQCVAGEDEASCDYLKNGCDGWIGYRNDCYKIAFRNVNLSFPGSLLTGEYIFPAYAKYLCQSIFKANLGSFTDLESRELIVALTRRAGFTGVKLAIILQKAKTVNSKLSTLYRFMWQWGGRGSPIAYQQTHTQRTGVSVDCACLSIDEDGPIMHPYGCESQLEGYVCMKDKSHPRIPFNGLPGVVNLSPPTKVSFKFPTKVCGDGSHVHIFHPCPVYDDEDAFTGWSQNGFSLFRCVTLGQQVHFTLLCDGKPDCADQSDEARCSWARLPPIHKSFFTCRKFQLIAMDAVCNGIPECFDESDEENCFWCKEGMVRCPGRGCLPISFSGFLNDCRDIYSLEEQVVEPNTIWPPAVVELDGLGMSNITALAPGESCPESHFQCPNGYCIPTYLLNNSEQDCPQGEDEGIANHNLTCPGFYRCYGYNNCVHSKYICDGVPHCPNKDDELYCNLTCPPPCTCEGYAFKCSQMFSPLEYPQVRYLDLSGTPKPQLTNFRVMEYLFFLNLSRCALTSVLLQDLPRLQVLDLSFNDMKSLESFKLEALEGLRHLNISGNSFLSVIDTEFTAFIQTAGAQALRTLSLRSVGLRSVKDRSMGLLSKLTALDLRGNPLNDFKKGMLEGLVNLYTLWADNPKLCCSYFQQVTIQECYAPEDELSSCNDLLRSDFFRISLWVLSVLAILGNTAVLIYRLCVEKRDSSSPSFRVLVINLCVSDLMMGLYLTIIGVADIHFRGEYVSEEEEWKQSSVCKMAGFLSFVSSETSALLIVLISLDRLLVLRFPFALHLQLNARTAMAACGVFWIVGLLLATIPFLPFTADWEFYSQNAICLPLPITRKTFRGENYAFSIFVVFNFTLFLIIGVGQVYIFYIIRGANRAARKQRRSQEKAIASRLLLVVFSNFCCSFPVSVMGLLASSGIAIEGVVNIWAAIFLLPFNAALDPFLYTLNIVLDRRQKQMVDRHVERVLNQLHLELSIWPSEKLDELFRECVRTLPPEKLELWMNSEQRPQITMESSTSNVS from the coding sequence ATGACTGACAACTGCACCTTTGTGATGTACAGAGGAAACACCACGAACCCTGAGAGCCGCTTGAGGGGCAAGTTCGTGAAGGACTTTCCGCCAGAACCGGTGCTAGTTCCGTCAAGTCAGGTCCTGTTCGTTGTCCAAAAACTGACACCAGTGTCCGACGGCACGTGCCGCTTCCAGATGACCTACTCTGCCCTGTCCCTGTTGTCAATGCCAGCCCCGGTCAGCTCCAGCGACTGGATGCAGGGTAGTGCTGGGGTATTGAGCCGGATCATGTACAACTGTTCTTCAGCGTCGGTAGTGATCCCCCAAGTCTTACTGTGTGACATGGTCCAACAATGTGTTGCAGGTGAAGACGAAGCCTCCTGCGACTACCTCAAAAACGGTTGCGATGGGTGGATCGGATACAGAAACGATTGCTACAAAATTGCATTCCGAAACGTCAACCTCTCCTTTCCTGGCAGTCTGCTGACTGGTGAGTACATCTTTCCAGCTTATGCCAAGTATCTCTGTCAATCCATCTTTAAAGCAAATCTGGGAAGCTTTACTGACCTGGAAAGTCGGGAGCTGATTGTGGCCTTGACACGGCGAGCTGGATTCACGGGGGTTAAGCTCGCTATAATTCTGCAGAAAGCGAAGACAGTCAACTCGAAGCTGTCCACGCTCTACAGGTTCATGTGGCAATGGGGAGGACGAGGCAGTCCAATAGCCTATCAGCAAACTCACACCCAGAGAACGGGAGTTTCCGTCGACTGCGCATGTCTCTCCATTGATGAAGATGGTCCTATCATGCACCCATACGGCTGTGAGTCCCAGCTCGAGGGTTATGTCTGCATGAAGGACAAAAGTCACCCGCGGATACCCTTTAACGGTTTGCCTGGCGTCGTGAACCTTTCACCACCCACTAAAGTCTCCTTCAAATTTCCAACAAAAGTTTGTGGAGACGGCTCGCATGTGCACATTTTCCATCCATGCCCGGTATATGATGACGAGGACGCCTTTACAGGATGGTCTCAAAATGGCTTCTCGTTGTTCAGGTGTGTGACACTTGGTCAGCAGGTGCACTTCACGCTCTTGTGTGACGGGAAACCTGACTGCGCCGATCAAAGTGACGAGGCGAGGTGCTCCTGGGCGAGGTTACCCCCTAtccataaatcatttttcacCTGCAGAAAGTTTCAGCTAATCGCGATGGACGCAGTCTGCAATGGTATCCCTGAATGCTTCGACGAAAGTGacgaagaaaattgtttttggtGCAAAGAGGGCATGGTGCGGTGCCCGGGACGAGGCTGCTTGCCGATATCATTCAGCGGTTTTCTCAACGACTGTCGCGATATATACTCTCTGGAAGAACAGGTTGTCGAGCCCAACACTATCTGGCCTCCGGCTGTGGTGGAGCTAGATGGCCTGGGAATGTCCAATATCACGGCCTTAGCCCCTGGGGAGTCTTGTCCAGAGTCCCACTTTCAATGTCCGAATGGCTATTGTATCCCGACTTATCTGCTGAACAACAGCGAGCAGGACTGCCCTCAAGGCGAAGATGAGGGTATTGCTAACCACAACTTGACGTGCCCCGGTTTCTACCGCTGCTACGGCTACAACAACTGTGTGCACAGCAAGTACATCTGCGACGGCGTACCTCACTGCCCGAATAAGGATGACGAGCTTTACTGTAACCTTACCTGTCCTCCTCCTTGCACGTGCGAAGGTTACGCCTTCAAGTGCAGCCAAATGTTTAGTCCTTTAGAATACCCTCAGGTACGCTACCTAGACCTAAGTGGAACACCAAAGCCTCAACTAACAAACTTTCGTGTGATGGAgtaccttttctttctcaatctCTCAAGGTGTGCACTAACCTCAGTTCTTCTCCAAGATTTGCCTCGACTACAAGTCCTTGACTTGAGTTTCAATGACATGAAGTCTCTTGAGTCTTTCAAACTCGAAGCGCTAGAAGGTCTCCGACATCTGAACATATCAGGCAACTCATTCCTGTCTGTGATTGACACAGAGTTCACTGCCTTCATTCAGACGGCGGGTGCCCAAGCCCTACGGACGCTGTCCCTGAGAAGTGTCGGCCTCCGCTCCGTGAAGGACAGGTCCATGGGCCTGCTGTCCAAACTGACGGCCTTAGACCTGCGAGGAAACCCCTTGAACGATTTTAAGAAGGGCATGCTGGAAGGTCTGGTGAATCTATACACTTTATGGGCAGATAACCCCAAATTGTGCTGTTCTTATTTCCAGCAGGTGACGATCCAAGAGTGCTACGCCCCGGAAGATGAATTATCCTCTTGCAACGATTTGCTCCGATCTGACTTTTTCCGGATTAGTCTCTGGGTGCTTTCAGTTCTGGCAATCTTAGGCAACACGGCAGTTCTGATTTACAGGCTTTGTGTTGAGAAGCGAGATTCGTCCTCTCCCAGCTTCCGGGTGCTCGTTATCAACTTGTGTGTGTCGGACCTCATGATGGGCTTGTATCTCACGATCATCGGTGTGGCCGATATTCACTTCCGTGGCGAGTACGTATCGGAAGAAGAAGAGTGGAAGCAGAGCAGCGTGTGCAAGATGGCCGGCTTCCTGTCTTTCGTGTCCAGCGAGACCTCTGCCCTCCTCATTGTCCTCATTTCCCTGGATCGCCTGCTGGTGCTGCGTTTTCCCTTCGCCCTCCATCTACAGCTCAATGCTCGCACAGCCATGGCGGCCTGTGGCGTCTTCTGGATTGTCGGTCTTCTTTTGGCCACCATCCCGTTCCTGCCGTTCACAGCTGATTGGGAGTTCTACAGCCAAAACGCCATTTGTCTACCCTTGCCAATCACTAGGAAGACATTTCGTGGCGAGAACTACGCCTTTTCCATCTTTGTCGTGTTCAACTTCACCCTTTTCCTGATCATCGGCGTGGGGCAGGTGTACATCTTCTACATCATCCGAGGCGCCAACCGCGCGGCCAGAAAGCAGCGGCGTAGTCAGGAGAAAGCCATCGCCAGTCGTCTGCTGCTCGTCGTCTTCAGCAACTTCTGCTGCTCCTTCCCAGTCAGCGTGATGGGCTTGCTGGCCTCGAGCGGCATAGCCATCGAGGGCGTTGTCAACATCTGGGCGGCTATATTCTTGCTGCCCTTCAACGCCGCGCTGGACCCGTTTCTCTACACGCTGAACATCGTGCTGGACAGGCGACAGAAGCAGATGGTCGACCGTCACGTGGAGCGCGTGCTGAATCAGCTGCATCTCGAGCTTAGCATTTGGCCCTCGGAAAAACTCGATGAGCTGTTCCGGGAGTGCGTGCGCACCCTGCCGCCTGAGAAATTAGAATTGTGGATGAACAGTGAGCAGAGGCCTCAGATTACCATGGAAAGCTCAACATCCAATGTGTCGTAA